A region of Arabidopsis thaliana chromosome 5, partial sequence DNA encodes the following proteins:
- the RARE1 gene encoding Pentatricopeptide repeat (PPR) superfamily protein (REQUIRED FOR ACCD RNA EDITING 1 (RARE1); CONTAINS InterPro DOMAIN/s: Pentatricopeptide repeat (InterPro:IPR002885); BEST Arabidopsis thaliana protein match is: Tetratricopeptide repeat (TPR)-like superfamily protein (TAIR:AT3G49170.1); Has 1807 Blast hits to 1807 proteins in 277 species: Archae - 0; Bacteria - 0; Metazoa - 736; Fungi - 347; Plants - 385; Viruses - 0; Other Eukaryotes - 339 (source: NCBI BLink).) translates to MTILTVQSSFSSSRVPVIKNANFDQIPSWVSLKSSTSSPSVKISHKQGQVENLHLVSLSKHRKLNEAFEFLQEMDKAGVSVSSYSYQCLFEACRELRSLSHGRLLHDRMRMGIENPSVLLQNCVLQMYCECRSLEDADKLFDEMSELNAVSRTTMISAYAEQGILDKAVGLFSGMLASGDKPPSSMYTTLLKSLVNPRALDFGRQIHAHVIRAGLCSNTSIETGIVNMYVKCGWLVGAKRVFDQMAVKKPVACTGLMVGYTQAGRARDALKLFVDLVTEGVEWDSFVFSVVLKACASLEELNLGKQIHACVAKLGLESEVSVGTPLVDFYIKCSSFESACRAFQEIREPNDVSWSAIISGYCQMSQFEEAVKTFKSLRSKNASILNSFTYTSIFQACSVLADCNIGGQVHADAIKRSLIGSQYGESALITMYSKCGCLDDANEVFESMDNPDIVAWTAFISGHAYYGNASEALRLFEKMVSCGMKPNSVTFIAVLTACSHAGLVEQGKHCLDTMLRKYNVAPTIDHYDCMIDIYARSGLLDEALKFMKNMPFEPDAMSWKCFLSGCWTHKNLELGEIAGEELRQLDPEDTAGYVLPFNLYTWAGKWEEAAEMMKLMNERMLKKELSCSWIQEKGKIHRFIVGDKHHPQTQEIYEKLKEFDGFMEGDMFQCNMTERREQLLDHSERLAIAFGLISVHGNAPAPIKVFKNLRACPDCHEFAKHVSLVTGHEIVIRDSRRFHHFKEGKCSCNDYW, encoded by the coding sequence ATGACGATTCTCACTGTACAGTCTTCGTTTAGCTCTTCTCGAGTTCCGGTTATAAAGAACGCGAATTTCGATCAAATTCCGTCGTGGGTTTCTCTGAAGTCGAGCACTTCTTCTCCGTCTGTTAAAATCTCGCATAAGCAAGGACAAGTAGAGAATCTTCATTTGGTTTCGTTGTCGAAGCATAGGAAGCTCAACGAAGCATTTGAGTTTTTGCAAGAAATGGATAAGGCTGGTGTCTCCGTTAGCTCGTATTCTTACCAATGTCTCTTTGAGGCTTGCAGAGAATTGAGGTCTTTATCTCATGGGAGACTCTTGCACGATCGCATGCGGATGGGTATCGAGAATCCTTCTGTGCTTCTTCAGAACTGTGTGCTTCAAATGTACTGTGAGTGTCGGAGCTTGGAAGATGCAGATAAgctgttcgatgaaatgtctgagtTAAATGCAGTTTCTCGTACAACGATGATATCTGCTTACGCCGAACAAGGAATTTTGGATAAAGCTGTTGGTTTGTTCTCGGGAATGCTAGCGTCAGGCGACAAGCCTCCTTCTTCCATGTATACGACACTCTTGAAATCTTTGGTAAACCCCAGGGCTTTAGACTTTGGTAGACAGATTCATGCTCATGTTATACGTGCTGGGTTATGTAGCAACACATCTATAGAGACCGGGATCGTGAACATGTACGTGAAATGTGGTTGGTTAGTGGGTGCTAAGCGAGTGTTCGATCAGATGGCAGTGAAGAAACCAGTGGCTTGTACGGGATTGATGGTAGGTTATACTCAAGCTGGAAGAGCAAGAGATGCTTTGAAACTATTTGTGGATTTGGTAACGGAAGGTGTTGAATGGGAcagttttgtgttttcagTTGTTCTTAAAGCGTGTGCTTCTCTTGAAGAGCTTAATCTTGGCAAGCAAATTCATGCCTGTGTCGCTAAGCTTGGATTGGAATCTGAAGTCTCGGTTGGAACTCCACTTGTTGATTTTTACATCAAATGTTCCAGCTTCGAGTCTGCTTGTCGTGCATTTCAAGAAATCCGTGAGCCAAACGATGTTTCCTGGAGCGCAATCATCTCCGGATACTGTCAAATGAGTCAATTTGAGGAGGCTGTTAAAACCTTcaagtctttgagaagcaaaaacGCATCGATTCTAAATTCATTCACATATACTAGCATATTCCAAGCATGCTCGGTACTTGCAGATTGCAACATTGGTGGCCAAGTCCATGCAGATGCTATAAAAAGAAGTCTGATTGGATCTCAGTATGGAGAAAGCGCTCTTATTACGATGTATTCAAAATGTGGATGCTTAGATGATGCAAATGAAGTCTTTGAGTCCATGGACAACCCCGATATTGTTGCATGGACTGCTTTTATATCAGGTCATGCTTACTATGGAAATGCCTCTGAAGCTTTGAGATTGTTTGAGAAAATGGTGAGTTGTGGTATGAAGCCAAACTCAGTTACATTTATTGCGGTTTTAACCGCGTGCAGCCATGCAGGCCTAGTTGAACAGGGAAAGCATTGCTTGGACACGATGCTTCGAAAATATAATGTGGCTCCGACTATTGATCATTATGATTGTATGATCGACATTTATGCCCGTTCGGGACTATTAGACGAAGCTCTCAAATTTATGAAGAATATGCCTTTTGAACCTGATGCAATGAGCTGGAAATGCTTTCTAAGTGGATGTTGGACTCATAAGAATCTTGAACTGGGCGAAATTGCTGGTGAGGAACTTCGCCAACTCGATCCAGAAGATACAGCTGGATATGTGCTACCGTTTAATCTGTACACCTGGGCTGGAAAATGGGAAGAAGCTGCTGAAATGATGAAACTAATGAATGAGAGGATGTTAAAGAAGGAACTGAGCTGCAGCTGGATCCAAGAAAAGGGTAAGATTCATCGGTTTATAGTGGGTGATAAACACCATCCACAAACTCAGGAGATCTATGAGAAGCTTAAGGAGTTTGATGGTTTCATGGAAGGTGATATGTTTCAGTGTAATAtgacagagagaagagaacagCTTCTTGATCATAGTGAGAGACTTGCCATTGCATTTGGGCTGATATCGGTGCATGGCAATGCCCCTGCACCTATTAAGGTGTTCAAGAATCTTCGGGCATGCCCAGATTGTCATGAGTTTGCAAAGCATGTATCTTTGGTTACAGGACATGAAATCGTCATCCGAGATTCCAGGAGGTTTCACCATTTCAAGGAGGGAAAGTGTTCTTGCAACGATTACTGGTGA